In the Hordeum vulgare subsp. vulgare chromosome 7H, MorexV3_pseudomolecules_assembly, whole genome shotgun sequence genome, one interval contains:
- the LOC123407634 gene encoding endoglucanase 19-like has product MEPNGSGLVAAVAVLHLLLFAPSLAVAFNYADALAKSIIFFEGQRSGKLPPGNRMPWRADSGLTDGAQYNVDLVGGYYDAGDNLKFGLPMAFSTTMLAWSVADFGKFMGSELPHARAAVRWGADYLLKAATATPGALYVQVGEPGRDHACWERPEDMDTPRSVYRVDANKPGSDVAGETAAALAASSIAFRRSDPAYASRLLHAAMEVFDFADRHRGSYSDSLSSEVCPFYCSYSGYHDELLWAASWLHRASNNASYMTYVQAYGMQLGAGDDDYSFSWDDKRVGTKVLLSRGFLRRKLQGLQLYKAHSDSYICSLVPGTSSFQAGQYTPGGLIYKEGESNMQYVTTATFLLLAYSKYLKSSGGTVSCGGGGVVSPADLVALAKRQVDYILGKNPAGRSYMVGFGARYPERAHHRGASMPSVRAHPGRIGCDAGFQYLHAGGANPNVLVGAVLGGPDSRDGFDDDRGNYAQSEPATYINAPLVGALAFFSGTTRK; this is encoded by the exons ATGGAGCCGAACGGCAGCGGCCTTGTTGCCGCTGTAGCGGTGCTCCACCTGCTGCTGTTCGCTCCGAGCTTGGCAGTGGCGTTCAACTACGCGGACGCGCTCGCCAAGTCCATCATCTTCTTCGAGGGCCAGCGCTCCGGCAAGCTGCCCCCCGGCAACCGCATGCCGTGGCGCGCCGACTCTGGCCTCACCGACGGCGCGCAGTACAAT GTGGATCTGGTGGGCGGGTACTACGACGCAGGCGACAACCTCAAGTTCGGACTGCCGATGGCCTTCTCGACGACGATGCTGGCGTGGAGCGTCGCCGACTTCGGCAAGTTCATGGGCTCCGAGCTGCCCCATGCCAGGGCCGCCGTCCGCTGGGGCGCCGACTACCTCCTCAAggccgccaccgccacccccgGCGCGCTCTACGTGCAGGTAGGCGAGCCGGGGCGCGACCACGCGTGCTGGGAGCGGCCGGAGGACATGGACACGCCCCGCAGCGTCTACCGCGTCGACGCCAACAAACCAGGCTCCGACGTCGCCGGCGAAACGGCCGCGGCGCTGGCAGCGTCCTCGATCGCGTTCCGCCGCTCCGACCCGGCCTACGCCTCCCGCCTGCTCCACGCTGCCATGGAGGTGTTCGACTTCGCCGACCGTCACCGCGGCTCCTACAGCGACTCCCTCAGCTCCGAAGTCTGCCCATTCTACTGCTCCTACTCGGGTTACCACGACGAGCTCCTGTGGGCGGCGTCGTGGCTGCACCGCGCGTCCAACAACGCGTCGTACATGACGTACGTGCAGGCGTACGGCATGCAACTCGGCGCCGGTGACGACGACTACTCCTTCAGCTGGGACGACAAGAGGGTCGGCACCAAGGTGCTGCTCTCCAGGGGGTTCCTGCGGCGCAAGCTGCAGGGGCTTCAGCTCTACAAGGCTCACTCCGACAGCTACATCTGCTCGCTCGTCCCCGGGACGAGCAGCTTCCAGGCCGGCCAGTACACGCCGGGAGGGCTCATCTATAAGGAGGGCGAGAGCAACATGCAGTACGTGACGACGGCGACGTTCCTGCTGCTTGCCTACTCCAAGTACCTCAAGTCCAGCGGCGGCACCGTgtcctgcggcggcggcggcgtcgtgTCTCCGGCCGACCTGGTGGCGCTGGCGAAGCGGCAGGTGGATTACATCCTGGGGAAGAACCCGGCGGGGAGATCGTACATGGTTGGGTTCGGGGCGCGTTATCCGGAGCGTGCGCACCACCGGGGCGCGTCCATGCCGTCGGTGCGCGCGCACCCGGGCCGTATCGGCTGCGACGCCGGGTTCCAGTACCTTCACGCCGGCGGGGCCAACCCAAACGTGCTCGTCGGCGCCGTGCTAGGCGGGCCGGACTCGAGGGACGGCTTCGACGACGACCGCGGCAACTACGCGCAGTCCGAGCCCGCCACCTACATCAATGCGCCGCTCGTCGGTGCCCTCGCGTTCTTTTCCGGAACCACCAGGAAGTAG